In Centropristis striata isolate RG_2023a ecotype Rhode Island chromosome 15, C.striata_1.0, whole genome shotgun sequence, a genomic segment contains:
- the LOC131986120 gene encoding GDNF family receptor alpha-4-like, whose product MSPDRMMIFGLLLNVFSHGSVPVSASLDCLVAEQGCIQEQSCMVLYRLLEYCASEEAVSPLGPDARLECLEAQNALQHYRPLQVCKCQRGSRREEHCLRVYWTVRFAAYDEYEVSPYEELELNLVRNIEMSHMASMVAASSQNQCLKAAQDCGLFEKCGSLRSEYVVACTKRATASDNSCNRQKCHKALRRFLERVPEEYSFALLFCPCSDTLCGERRRKTIVPSCSYEENGRGEERVGKPNCLSLQNYCSRDELCRSRFADFQHNCQPSPLSASGCMRESRAMCLKAYAGLIGTIMTPNYVTNSSTEVSQWCTCDGSGNEWQGCQRIQHLFSNNMCLRNAISSMGISAPPPVENTPVPASQPSPRVYQERVHVSVNTLPEFNSMEDSDENEQEEEGSEEFNVMPPYSEKDSNTESGARGSKRGAASRAVPVLTLLLLPTLILDWDCWIY is encoded by the exons GTAGTGTGCCAGTATCTGCATCCTTAGACTGTCTGGTGGCGGAGCAGGGCTGCATCCAGGAGCAGTCCTGCATGGTGCTCTATCGCCTGCTGGAGTACTGTGCGTCTGAGGAGGCCGTATCGCCCCTGGGCCCAGACGCCCGCCTGGAGTGCCTGGAGGCCCAGAATGCCTTGCAGCATTACCGCCCCCTTCAAGTTTGCAAGTGTCAGCGCGGCTCTCGCAGGGAGGAGCACTGCCTCAGGGTCTACTGGACTGTGAGATTTGCAG CATATGATGAGTATGAAGTGTCTCCATATGAAGAACTGGAGTTAAATCTGGTGAGAAACATTGAGATGTCACATATGGCCTCCATGGTAGCAG CGTCCTCTCAGAACCAGTGTCTGAAGGCAGCACAGGACTGTGGCCTATTTGAGAAATGTGGCTCCCTGCGGTCAGAATATGTTGTGGCCTGCACCAAGCGAGCAACAGCCTCTGACAACAGCTGTAACCGCCAGAAATGCCACAAAGCCCTGCGGCGCTTCCTGGAGCGCGTGCCAGAGGAGTACAGCTTCGCTCTGCTGTTCTGTCCTTGCTCTGACACTCTGTGTGGAGAACGCCGGAGGAAAACCATCGTCCCGTCGTGCTCCTATGAGGAGAacgggagaggagaggaacgaGTGGGCAAGCCCAACTGCCTCAGCCTGCAGAACTACTGCTCCAGAGACGAGCTGTGTAG ATCCAGGTTTGCTGATTTCCAACACAACTGCCAGCCCTCCCCTCTGTCTGCCTCTGGCTGTATGCGAGAGAGCAGAGCCATGTGCCTGAAGGCCTACGCTGGACTCATAG GGACCATCATGACTCCCAACTATGTGACCAACAGCAGCACAGAAGTGTCCCAGTGGTGCACCTGTGACGGCAGCGGGAACGAATGGCAGGGCTGTCAGCGCATCCAGCACTTATTCAGCAACAACATGTGTCTGC GCAACGCCATCAGCTCCATGGGAATCTCCGCACCTCCTCCGGTGGAAAACACTCCCGTGCCAGCTTCCCAGCCCTCCCCGCGAGTCTACCAGGAGAGGGTCCACGTCAGTGTTAACACTCTCCCTGAATTCAACAGT atgGAGGACAGCGATGAAAacgagcaggaggaggaaggcaGCGAGGAATTCAACGTCATGCCACCGTATTCTGAGAAGGACTCTAACACTGAATCAGGGGCCAGAGGGAGTAAACGTGGAGCAGCTAGCCGAGCAGTACCTGTGTTAACACTACTGCTGCTGCCGACACTCATCCTGGACTGGGACTGCTGGATCTACTGA